A window from Neodiprion fabricii isolate iyNeoFabr1 chromosome 2, iyNeoFabr1.1, whole genome shotgun sequence encodes these proteins:
- the LOC124174621 gene encoding uncharacterized protein LOC124174621 has product MDVFVDEETGESLESVALRGAGQSLTLNFTDPENNNLETGEPEEDPGNGRIVRRRVPFQIPRALQRQDSGEEEEEERTADHIHQDNHECSRVVKRVLRRSEPFGQTNPTMLLIPLVFYFRWVIAILMCLEVFLHVWAHHKNKHLKNADVYFRSPFHSITSEFCALCQSETCMDRVGKMQEIRAGKFLRQCNYMKRVVT; this is encoded by the exons ATGGACGTTTTCGTAGACGAAGAAACAGGGGAAAGCCTCGAAAGCGTGGCGCTGCGAGGGGCCGGCCAGTCGCTGACTCTAAACTTCACCGATCCCGAAAACAATAATCTCGAAACTGGGGAGCCTGAGGAAGACCCTGGAAACGGTCGAATTGTTCGCCGACGGGTTCCCTTCCAG ATACCTCGTGCACTACAGAGGCAAGATAGcggagaggaggaggaggaggaacgAACGGCAGATCACATACATCAAGATAATCACGAATGTTCACGAGTAGTAAAACGGGTTTTAAGGCGAAGCGAACCATTCGGCCAAACGAATCCAACAATGCTACTTATACCCCTagtattttatttccgttGGGTAATCGCGATACTGATGTGCCTAGAAGTGTTTCTTCACGTGTGGGCCCACCACAAGAACAAACACCTCAAAAATGCGGACGTCTATTTCAGATCTCCGTTTCATTCCATCACTTCGGAATTTTGCGCATTGTGCCAAAGCGAAACGTGCATGGATAGGGTGGGAAAAATGCAGGAGATACGAGCAGGGAAATTTTTACGACAGTGCAATTACATGAAGAGAGTCGTTACCTGA
- the LOC124174600 gene encoding ATP-dependent DNA helicase Q4 isoform X2: MFGDKMKVVQAENKVVTQSVSAIRQLIDGKTINVCRKIDAGWIDRCSKQNNLEPLSGNMNRLSGTSDSGVESLEASLYSPYYATSVTSSQTPQSFSDEEDFICNSDSEGERKNKRIRNKRKSYNAAESQMAKRPCIDSYQANSQDFTTPEDPSQNLSHFERPADVVKIDAKQELITRTDESGVRKTNQEDIIDVTRPSPADEKNESLAVETEDPPPENSLPENPPLLNRQTRGKVYRSIKHNVVNDTETVDNDVKDKKKIVGKPRRTRVVHGVRKQPTRSAKKKNDETDSEDENIGNHRETADDDVEEEKEIVGKPRRTQAVRGARKQLTRNSKKKIDETDSVDENVRETPIYGVETVNAVPRFALPTVESGDLVADFSQIISNEDSKNEKNSSTGIKLKKKLTDKEKLEQKVAAGNINENFVRINLKKKVFVRGKKTMTFQKYKKNQWKQKKKELASGEGGLDLADLVEKKGVLTCFKCGDIGHFSKECRSLKSADLLPLAADEEPSEYPTLEEAAKMANEAVLGAHRNRLNLIPQTASRPIDTTIPKEKVDGNDVPNDSEEPEAVLSNDENLTDNLDDLDFEEDLEYQEPKTHVPSSHKVPEHLLAQLLRPEVGPVKPLYPMGSINEHSVTPNEVLDALKKFGHESFRPGQEKAVMRILTGQSTLVTLSTGSGKSLCYQLPAYLYAKHSPCITLVISPLVSLMDDQVTGVPKFLSAACLHTAMGAKQRTKVMDMVKEGTLNILLVSPEAVVAGEKSTGFGALLRQLPPIAFACIDEAHCISQWSHNFRPSYLMVSKVLREKLGVKTVLGLTATATKSTAESIVNHLRIPDGMAGVISDTPLPRNLTLTVSKDAYRDRALVALLESGRFKDLDSIIVYCTRRDECVRLAALLRTSLFNPKRHSRADEKVSAIAEAYHAGLSASRRKVVQKAFMSGETRIVVATVAFGMGINKPDIRAVIHFNMPSSFEGYVQEVGRSGRDGLPAHCHLFISSQEAADKSELRRHIYANGVDRHMVRRLLQKVFVPCSCTKTGSKYSQVNKRCPGHEVAIPVDETVKLLDIPQEIISTLLCYLELHPKKFITSLPSVYVNAKVTSYAGPNALKAAAQSSAPLAMAIALDLQRGKSHDDSSIIEFPVVDVAAAIGWDSGVVKGHLKDLEWKTTDTGGWKRSAISVTFDTLGFRVKAPGDLSNAELDEALDALADRAMNQQRTSLCQLESIYSALTEVGVDSVRQCQELTEELTIKSDTLKTTIRSYFQSENPMENTDLTLETKLLNEDQIASDVRSLVQCYRDNNFTGRAVARIFHGIQSPNYPAMVWSRCRFWRAHLASNFELICQVATREILAMR, from the exons ATGTTTGGGGACAAGATGAAAGTTGTTCAGGCTGAAAATAAAGTAGTCACCCAGTCTGTGAGTGCCATTCGTCAGCTGATAGATGGCAAGACGATCAATGTTTGTAGGAAAATAGACGCCGGATGGATAGATAGATGCTCAAAGCAGAATAATCTTGAACCCCTCTCAGGAAACATGAATAGATTGTCCGGGACCAGCGATTCTGGAGTTGAATCGTTGGAGGCAAGCTTGTATTCGCCTTACTACGCAACTTCTGTAACTAGCTCGCAAACTCCGCAGTCTTTTTCAGATGAAGAAGATTTCATATGTAACAGTGATTCGGAAGGGGAACGTAAAAACAAACGTATTAGAAACAAAAGGAAAAGTTACAATGCTGCAGAAAGCCAGATGGCTAAACGGCCCTGCATTGATTCTTATCAGGCAAATTCCCAAGATTTTACAACACCCGAAGACCCATCACAAAATCTTTCTCACTTTGAGAGACCTGCCGACGTTGTGAAAATTGATGCAAAACAAGAATTGATTACAAGAACTGATGAATCAGGAGTGCGTAAAACGAACCAAGAGGATATTATTGATGTCACAAGACCTTCACCTGCTGATGAAAAGAATGAATCCTTAGCTGTTGAGACCGAAGATCCTCCACCTGAGAATTCTTTGCCAGAAAATCCTCCTTTATTAAATAGACAAACCAGAGGAAAAGTTTATAGAAGTATTAAGCATAATGTTGTCAATGATACAGAAACTGTAGACAATGATGTAAAAGATAAGAAGAAAATAGTTGGTAAACCAAGGAGAACACGAGTAGTACATGGTGTAAGAAAGCAGCCGACAAGAAGcgctaagaaaaaaaatgatgaaactgATTCAGAGGATGAAAATATAGGAAATCATAGAGAAACTGCAGATGATGatgtagaagaagaaaaggagaTTGTTGGAAAGCCAAGGAGGACACAAGCAGTACGGGGTGCCAGAAAACAGCTGACAAGAaacagtaagaaaaaaattgatgaaactgATTCAGTGGATGAAAATGTGCGAGAAACTCCAATTTATGGAGTAGAGACAGTTAATGCAGTGCCTCGATTCGCCTTACCAACAGTTGAGAGCGGAGATTTAGTTGCCGATTTCTCACAAATTATTTCGAATGAAgattcgaaaaatgaaaagaattccAGTACGggcataaaattgaaaaaaaagttaactgATAAGGAAAAGTTGGAACAAAAAGTAGCAGCTGGAAATATAAACGAAAACTTTgtgagaataaatttgaaaaagaaggTATTTGTCCGTGGAAAGAAGACAATGACCTTTcagaagtacaaaaaaaatcagtggaagcaaaagaagaaagagCTGGCATCTGGGGAAGGTGGCTTGGACTTGGCTGACTTGGTTGAGAAGAAAGGAGTCTTAACTTGCTTCAAGTGCGGCGATATcggacatttttcaaaagaatgTAGATCACTGAAATCCGCCGATCTCTTGCCACTGGCTGCTGATGAAGAGCCATCTGAATATCCGACGCTTGAAGAAGCAGCTAAGATGGCAAACGAAGCTGTTCTTGGCGCGCACAGAAACAGACTGAATCTTATCCCGCAAACTGCTTCTCGACCCATCGACACAACGATACCGAAAGAGAAAGTAGATGGAAATGATGTACCAAATGATTCAGAAGAACCTGAAGCAGTTCTGTCTAACGACGAAAACCTCACCGATAACTTGGACGATCTTGATTTCGAGGAGGATCTTGAATACCAAGAACCGAAAACT CACGTCCCTTCAAGCCACAAGGTACCCGAGCACTTGCTGGCACAACTGCTTCGTCCAGAAGTGGGACCTGTAAAACCTTTGTATCCCATGGGGTCGATCAACGAGCACAGTG TAACGCCAAATGAAGTGTTAGACGCATTAAAGAAGTTCGGCCATGAGAGCTTCAGACCTGGTCAAGAGAAAGCTGTGATGAGAATATTGACAGGCCAGTCTACTTTAGTCACTCTGTCGACTGGGTCCGGAAAAAGTTTGTGCTACCAGCTCCCTGCTTATCTTTATGCCAAGCATTCGCCGTGCATCACCCTGGTCATATCTCCACTGGTATCTTTGATGGATGACCAGGTAACCGGTGTTCCAAAGTTCCTGTCCGCGGCCTGCCTTCACACTGCGATGGGGGCAAAGCAACGTACAAAAGTAATGGACATGGTTAAGGAGGGAACCCTAAATATTCTTCTCGTCTCTCCGGAGGCTGTCGTTGCTGGCGAAAAATCGACAGGCTTTGGTGCCTTGTTGAGGCAGCTTCCTCCCATTGCTTTTGCTTGCATTGACGAAGCTCATTGCATATCTCAGTGGTCGCACAATTTCCGACCGTCTTATCTGATGGTTAGCAAAGTACTGAGAGAAAAGTTAGGTGTTAAAACTGTCTTGGGTCTCACTGCCACAGCCACAAAATCAACAGCCGAGAGTATTGTCAATCATTTGAGAATTCCAGACGGTATGGCTGGAGTCATTTCCGATACCCCCTTGCCCCGAAACTTGACATTGACTGTATCGAAAGATGCTTATCGAGATCGTGCACTAGTGGCTCTCCTGGAAAGCGGCCGTTTCAAAGATTTGGATTCTATAATTGTTTACTGCACTCGCCGAGACGAGTGTGTCAGACTCGCTGCACTCTTGAGAACATCCTTATTT AATCCCAAACGACATTCAAGAGCCGATGAAAAAGTATCTGCCATAGCGGAAGCCTACCATGCAGGCTTGTCTGCTAGTCGGCGCAAGGTTGTACAAAAGGCTTTCATGAGCGGAGAAACTAGAATTGTGGTTGCTACAGTTGCCTTTGGAATGGGTATCAATAAGCCCGACATCAGGGCAGTTATTCATTTCAACATGCCTTCAAGTTTTGAGGGATACGTACAGGAGGTTGGACGTTCCGGGAGGGATGGTCTCCCAGCACATTGCCACCTGTTCATAAGCTCACAG GAAGCAGCTGATAAGTCTGAGCTACGTCGTCACATCTACGCCAACGGGGTTGACAGACACATGGTTAGGCGTTTGTTACAGAAAGTATTTGTTCCTTGTTCTTGCACGAAAACTGGCTCTAAGTATAGTCAAGTGAACAAAAGATGTCCTGGACACGAAGTCGCGATACCTGTAGACGAAACTGTAAAGCTATTGGACATTCCTCAAGAAATTATCTCTACTCTACTTTGCTACCTGGAACTTcatccaaaaaaattcatcacatCTTTACCATCAGTTTACGTTAACGCCAAAGTAACAAGCTACGCCGGTCCCAACGCACTGAAAGCTGCTGCTCAATCT TCAGCACCACTGGCCATGGCGATTGCTCTAGACCTACAGCGAGGTAAATCTCATGATGACAGCTCAATCATAGAGTTTCCGGTCGTTGATGTCGCAGCTGCTATTGGATGGGACAGTGGAGTAGTCAAAGGTCACTTGAAGGATCTCGAGTGGAAAACCACAg ACACGGGCGGCTGGAAACGGAGCGCGATATCGGTAACATTCGACACGCTCGGCTTCAGAGTAAAAGCACCAGGAGATCTTTCAAATGCAGAGTTGGATGAAGCTCTAGATGCGTTAGCTGATCGTGCAATGAATCAGCAGCGCACGAGCCTTTGTCAGCTGGAGTCAATATACTCTGCGTTAACAGAAGTTGGCGTAGATTCTGTGAGGCAATGTCAAGAACTCACTGAAGAACTAACGATTAAGTCTGATACTCTAAAGACGACAATCAGGAGTTACTTCCAGTCGGAAAATCCCATGGAAAATACAGACTTGACACTTGAG ACGAAGCTGCTTAACGAAGACCAGATTGCAAGTGACGTTCGCAGCCTGGTCCAATGTTATAGGGACAATAATTTTACGGGGCGAGCGGTTGCTCGGATTTTCCACGGGATTCAAAGCCCCAATTATCCAGCTATGGTATGGTCTCGCTGCCGCTTTTGGAGAGCTCATCTCGCCTCGAATTTCGAGCTCATTTGTCAAGTAGCTACACGTGAGATTTTAGCAATGCGATAG
- the LOC124174600 gene encoding ATP-dependent DNA helicase Q4 isoform X1 produces MDLLDDRTLKNKYQKSKLRVKLWESDFMEKYGRKPNKNDIKDADVTIRDAYKMYWKLKTRALEATLTDITFSDDIQANISTTSTLNTSAVENDCNKHNTPQSDTRDSENLIPESVPAMKNSEFEAVPFAEGLNPDGAWGDHLNKKKLPTPKKKQNLLVGRSSSFQLSQKMFNSTSFTKRNPRKSLSMVKSKSRSELENSNTSLTSLKDGTANKAEDGFDPSDIFKPMFGDKMKVVQAENKVVTQSVSAIRQLIDGKTINVCRKIDAGWIDRCSKQNNLEPLSGNMNRLSGTSDSGVESLEASLYSPYYATSVTSSQTPQSFSDEEDFICNSDSEGERKNKRIRNKRKSYNAAESQMAKRPCIDSYQANSQDFTTPEDPSQNLSHFERPADVVKIDAKQELITRTDESGVRKTNQEDIIDVTRPSPADEKNESLAVETEDPPPENSLPENPPLLNRQTRGKVYRSIKHNVVNDTETVDNDVKDKKKIVGKPRRTRVVHGVRKQPTRSAKKKNDETDSEDENIGNHRETADDDVEEEKEIVGKPRRTQAVRGARKQLTRNSKKKIDETDSVDENVRETPIYGVETVNAVPRFALPTVESGDLVADFSQIISNEDSKNEKNSSTGIKLKKKLTDKEKLEQKVAAGNINENFVRINLKKKVFVRGKKTMTFQKYKKNQWKQKKKELASGEGGLDLADLVEKKGVLTCFKCGDIGHFSKECRSLKSADLLPLAADEEPSEYPTLEEAAKMANEAVLGAHRNRLNLIPQTASRPIDTTIPKEKVDGNDVPNDSEEPEAVLSNDENLTDNLDDLDFEEDLEYQEPKTHVPSSHKVPEHLLAQLLRPEVGPVKPLYPMGSINEHSVTPNEVLDALKKFGHESFRPGQEKAVMRILTGQSTLVTLSTGSGKSLCYQLPAYLYAKHSPCITLVISPLVSLMDDQVTGVPKFLSAACLHTAMGAKQRTKVMDMVKEGTLNILLVSPEAVVAGEKSTGFGALLRQLPPIAFACIDEAHCISQWSHNFRPSYLMVSKVLREKLGVKTVLGLTATATKSTAESIVNHLRIPDGMAGVISDTPLPRNLTLTVSKDAYRDRALVALLESGRFKDLDSIIVYCTRRDECVRLAALLRTSLFNPKRHSRADEKVSAIAEAYHAGLSASRRKVVQKAFMSGETRIVVATVAFGMGINKPDIRAVIHFNMPSSFEGYVQEVGRSGRDGLPAHCHLFISSQEAADKSELRRHIYANGVDRHMVRRLLQKVFVPCSCTKTGSKYSQVNKRCPGHEVAIPVDETVKLLDIPQEIISTLLCYLELHPKKFITSLPSVYVNAKVTSYAGPNALKAAAQSSAPLAMAIALDLQRGKSHDDSSIIEFPVVDVAAAIGWDSGVVKGHLKDLEWKTTDTGGWKRSAISVTFDTLGFRVKAPGDLSNAELDEALDALADRAMNQQRTSLCQLESIYSALTEVGVDSVRQCQELTEELTIKSDTLKTTIRSYFQSENPMENTDLTLETKLLNEDQIASDVRSLVQCYRDNNFTGRAVARIFHGIQSPNYPAMVWSRCRFWRAHLASNFELICQVATREILAMR; encoded by the exons ATGGATCTCCTAGATGATCGGACGCTCaaaaacaaatatcaaaaGTCAAAACTGAGGGTAAAACTATGGGAAAGTGACTTTATGGAAAAATATGGACGGAAACCTAACAAG AACGACATCAAGGATGCAGACGTGACCATAAGAGACGCATACAAAATGTACTGGAAGTTGAAAACTCGAGCCTTAGAGGCAACCCTGACAGATATAACATTCTCCGATGATATCCAAGCCAATATATCGACCACTTCAACGTTGAACACATCTGCTGTAGAAAACGATTGCAATAAGCATAATACCCCACAGTCTGATACGCGCGATTCAGAAAATCTTATACCAGAGTCTGTCCCAGCGATGAAAAACAGCGAATTCGAGGCAGTGCCTTTCGCGGAGGGATTAAATCCTGATGGTGCATGGGGCGATCATTTGAACAAGAAAAAGCTGCCTACgccaaaaaagaaacaaaatttacttGTCGGTAGATCGTCTTCGTTTCAATTGTCccaaaaaatgttcaatagTACTAGTTTCACCAAAAGAAATCCTAGAAAGTCGCTGTCGATGGTCAAATCTAAGAGCAGATCGGAATTGGAAAACAGCAACACATCCTTAACTTCTCTGAAAGACGGTACTGCAAATAAGGCAGAGGATGGATTTGACCCAAGTGACATTTTCAAGCCGATGTTTGGGGACAAGATGAAAGTTGTTCAGGCTGAAAATAAAGTAGTCACCCAGTCTGTGAGTGCCATTCGTCAGCTGATAGATGGCAAGACGATCAATGTTTGTAGGAAAATAGACGCCGGATGGATAGATAGATGCTCAAAGCAGAATAATCTTGAACCCCTCTCAGGAAACATGAATAGATTGTCCGGGACCAGCGATTCTGGAGTTGAATCGTTGGAGGCAAGCTTGTATTCGCCTTACTACGCAACTTCTGTAACTAGCTCGCAAACTCCGCAGTCTTTTTCAGATGAAGAAGATTTCATATGTAACAGTGATTCGGAAGGGGAACGTAAAAACAAACGTATTAGAAACAAAAGGAAAAGTTACAATGCTGCAGAAAGCCAGATGGCTAAACGGCCCTGCATTGATTCTTATCAGGCAAATTCCCAAGATTTTACAACACCCGAAGACCCATCACAAAATCTTTCTCACTTTGAGAGACCTGCCGACGTTGTGAAAATTGATGCAAAACAAGAATTGATTACAAGAACTGATGAATCAGGAGTGCGTAAAACGAACCAAGAGGATATTATTGATGTCACAAGACCTTCACCTGCTGATGAAAAGAATGAATCCTTAGCTGTTGAGACCGAAGATCCTCCACCTGAGAATTCTTTGCCAGAAAATCCTCCTTTATTAAATAGACAAACCAGAGGAAAAGTTTATAGAAGTATTAAGCATAATGTTGTCAATGATACAGAAACTGTAGACAATGATGTAAAAGATAAGAAGAAAATAGTTGGTAAACCAAGGAGAACACGAGTAGTACATGGTGTAAGAAAGCAGCCGACAAGAAGcgctaagaaaaaaaatgatgaaactgATTCAGAGGATGAAAATATAGGAAATCATAGAGAAACTGCAGATGATGatgtagaagaagaaaaggagaTTGTTGGAAAGCCAAGGAGGACACAAGCAGTACGGGGTGCCAGAAAACAGCTGACAAGAaacagtaagaaaaaaattgatgaaactgATTCAGTGGATGAAAATGTGCGAGAAACTCCAATTTATGGAGTAGAGACAGTTAATGCAGTGCCTCGATTCGCCTTACCAACAGTTGAGAGCGGAGATTTAGTTGCCGATTTCTCACAAATTATTTCGAATGAAgattcgaaaaatgaaaagaattccAGTACGggcataaaattgaaaaaaaagttaactgATAAGGAAAAGTTGGAACAAAAAGTAGCAGCTGGAAATATAAACGAAAACTTTgtgagaataaatttgaaaaagaaggTATTTGTCCGTGGAAAGAAGACAATGACCTTTcagaagtacaaaaaaaatcagtggaagcaaaagaagaaagagCTGGCATCTGGGGAAGGTGGCTTGGACTTGGCTGACTTGGTTGAGAAGAAAGGAGTCTTAACTTGCTTCAAGTGCGGCGATATcggacatttttcaaaagaatgTAGATCACTGAAATCCGCCGATCTCTTGCCACTGGCTGCTGATGAAGAGCCATCTGAATATCCGACGCTTGAAGAAGCAGCTAAGATGGCAAACGAAGCTGTTCTTGGCGCGCACAGAAACAGACTGAATCTTATCCCGCAAACTGCTTCTCGACCCATCGACACAACGATACCGAAAGAGAAAGTAGATGGAAATGATGTACCAAATGATTCAGAAGAACCTGAAGCAGTTCTGTCTAACGACGAAAACCTCACCGATAACTTGGACGATCTTGATTTCGAGGAGGATCTTGAATACCAAGAACCGAAAACT CACGTCCCTTCAAGCCACAAGGTACCCGAGCACTTGCTGGCACAACTGCTTCGTCCAGAAGTGGGACCTGTAAAACCTTTGTATCCCATGGGGTCGATCAACGAGCACAGTG TAACGCCAAATGAAGTGTTAGACGCATTAAAGAAGTTCGGCCATGAGAGCTTCAGACCTGGTCAAGAGAAAGCTGTGATGAGAATATTGACAGGCCAGTCTACTTTAGTCACTCTGTCGACTGGGTCCGGAAAAAGTTTGTGCTACCAGCTCCCTGCTTATCTTTATGCCAAGCATTCGCCGTGCATCACCCTGGTCATATCTCCACTGGTATCTTTGATGGATGACCAGGTAACCGGTGTTCCAAAGTTCCTGTCCGCGGCCTGCCTTCACACTGCGATGGGGGCAAAGCAACGTACAAAAGTAATGGACATGGTTAAGGAGGGAACCCTAAATATTCTTCTCGTCTCTCCGGAGGCTGTCGTTGCTGGCGAAAAATCGACAGGCTTTGGTGCCTTGTTGAGGCAGCTTCCTCCCATTGCTTTTGCTTGCATTGACGAAGCTCATTGCATATCTCAGTGGTCGCACAATTTCCGACCGTCTTATCTGATGGTTAGCAAAGTACTGAGAGAAAAGTTAGGTGTTAAAACTGTCTTGGGTCTCACTGCCACAGCCACAAAATCAACAGCCGAGAGTATTGTCAATCATTTGAGAATTCCAGACGGTATGGCTGGAGTCATTTCCGATACCCCCTTGCCCCGAAACTTGACATTGACTGTATCGAAAGATGCTTATCGAGATCGTGCACTAGTGGCTCTCCTGGAAAGCGGCCGTTTCAAAGATTTGGATTCTATAATTGTTTACTGCACTCGCCGAGACGAGTGTGTCAGACTCGCTGCACTCTTGAGAACATCCTTATTT AATCCCAAACGACATTCAAGAGCCGATGAAAAAGTATCTGCCATAGCGGAAGCCTACCATGCAGGCTTGTCTGCTAGTCGGCGCAAGGTTGTACAAAAGGCTTTCATGAGCGGAGAAACTAGAATTGTGGTTGCTACAGTTGCCTTTGGAATGGGTATCAATAAGCCCGACATCAGGGCAGTTATTCATTTCAACATGCCTTCAAGTTTTGAGGGATACGTACAGGAGGTTGGACGTTCCGGGAGGGATGGTCTCCCAGCACATTGCCACCTGTTCATAAGCTCACAG GAAGCAGCTGATAAGTCTGAGCTACGTCGTCACATCTACGCCAACGGGGTTGACAGACACATGGTTAGGCGTTTGTTACAGAAAGTATTTGTTCCTTGTTCTTGCACGAAAACTGGCTCTAAGTATAGTCAAGTGAACAAAAGATGTCCTGGACACGAAGTCGCGATACCTGTAGACGAAACTGTAAAGCTATTGGACATTCCTCAAGAAATTATCTCTACTCTACTTTGCTACCTGGAACTTcatccaaaaaaattcatcacatCTTTACCATCAGTTTACGTTAACGCCAAAGTAACAAGCTACGCCGGTCCCAACGCACTGAAAGCTGCTGCTCAATCT TCAGCACCACTGGCCATGGCGATTGCTCTAGACCTACAGCGAGGTAAATCTCATGATGACAGCTCAATCATAGAGTTTCCGGTCGTTGATGTCGCAGCTGCTATTGGATGGGACAGTGGAGTAGTCAAAGGTCACTTGAAGGATCTCGAGTGGAAAACCACAg ACACGGGCGGCTGGAAACGGAGCGCGATATCGGTAACATTCGACACGCTCGGCTTCAGAGTAAAAGCACCAGGAGATCTTTCAAATGCAGAGTTGGATGAAGCTCTAGATGCGTTAGCTGATCGTGCAATGAATCAGCAGCGCACGAGCCTTTGTCAGCTGGAGTCAATATACTCTGCGTTAACAGAAGTTGGCGTAGATTCTGTGAGGCAATGTCAAGAACTCACTGAAGAACTAACGATTAAGTCTGATACTCTAAAGACGACAATCAGGAGTTACTTCCAGTCGGAAAATCCCATGGAAAATACAGACTTGACACTTGAG ACGAAGCTGCTTAACGAAGACCAGATTGCAAGTGACGTTCGCAGCCTGGTCCAATGTTATAGGGACAATAATTTTACGGGGCGAGCGGTTGCTCGGATTTTCCACGGGATTCAAAGCCCCAATTATCCAGCTATGGTATGGTCTCGCTGCCGCTTTTGGAGAGCTCATCTCGCCTCGAATTTCGAGCTCATTTGTCAAGTAGCTACACGTGAGATTTTAGCAATGCGATAG
- the LOC124174614 gene encoding 39S ribosomal protein L38, mitochondrial, translating to MANALFRIISSELIATKGQQIRYGHRMRGKPPGVARSLEQRLEELRPYDPALNFKVDIGLPAVRRSRSEILAQQLERRKKIQSDPNLERLARHLQLRIDLDETQKIWQQTSAADDCRKIADHYGIFKDLYGDAYFTPRVPLNISYTINDDGDVSKVFRGNILKPLETSKSPQVAYESDPNTLWTLLLTCPDGNLVEENSEYCHWFIGNIPGSDMEKGELLMDYLKPIPLSGTGYHRYIFILYKQDKQLDFSAFKKEQPCLSLKERNWNTYNFYKDHQDVLTPAGLSFFQADWDPSVKDFFHETLGTKEPTFEYDFPPPYIAKQRWFPLRMPFNLYMDKYRDPKQIHKEYLLKKLKKAHPFKEPEAPLRYPNAQYIDRSVPSWLNLEIRKDRLGWGRINDV from the exons atggcgaaCGCGTTATTTAGGATAATTTCGAGCGAGTTGATAGCTACTAAAGGTCAGCAGATACGTTATGGGCACAGAATGCGAGGGAAACCGCCCGGAGTAGCAAGGAGCTTGGAACAACGACTTGAAG aacTCAGACCATATGACCCTGCGCTAAACTTTAAAGTGGATATTGGATTACCGGCTGTTCGAAGATCTAGAAGTGAAATTCTTGCTCAGCAGCTCGAACGTCGCAAGAAAATCCAGTCAGATCCCAACTTGGAACGACTTGCACGACACTTGCAGC TTAGAATTGATCTAGATGAGACACAAAAGATATGGCAGCAGACTTCCGCAGCTGACGACTGTCGTAAAATTGCTGATCACTATGGCATCTTCAAAGACCTTTATGGAGATGCTTATTTCACTCCCAGAGTCCCACTGAACATCAGTTACACCATTAATGATGATGGAGATGTCTCAAAGGTATTTAGGGGAAATATTCTTAAGCCTCTCGAAACTAGCAAATCACCTCAAGTTGCATACGAGTCCGACCCAAATACCTTGTGGACGCTGCTGCTGACTTGCCCAGATGGAAACTTGGTTGAGGAGAATAGCGAATATTGCCATTGGTTTAt TGGTAATATTCCTGGAAGCGATATGGAAAAAGGCGAGCTGTTGATGGATTACCTGAAGCCCATTCCGCTAAGCGGAACTGGCTACCATAGatacattttcattctttataaACAAGATAAGCAACTTGATTTTTCAGCTTTTAAGAAGGAACAGCCATG CCTTTCCTTGAAAGAACGTAACTGGAACACTTACAATTTCTACAAAGATCATCAGGACGTTTTGACGCCTGCTGGGCTCTCCTTTTTTCAAGCTGACTGGGATCCCTCCGTCAAAGACTTTTTCCACGAAACTCTTG GTACAAAGGAGCCCACATTTGAGTACGATTTCCCACCACCTTATATTGCTAAACAGAGGTGGTTCCCTCTGAGAATGCCGTTCAATCTGTACATGGACAAGTATCGAGATCCGAAGCAAATTCACAaagaatatttgttgaaaaaattgaagaaagcTCATCCATTTAAAGAGCCAGAAGCACCTCTGCGCTATCCAAATGCTCAATACATTGATCGTAGCGTTCCTTCCTGGTTGAACcttgaaataagaaaagatCGCCTGGGCTGGGGACGAATCAATGATGTTTAG